In one Antennarius striatus isolate MH-2024 chromosome 1, ASM4005453v1, whole genome shotgun sequence genomic region, the following are encoded:
- the LOC137595619 gene encoding synaptotagmin-5, with amino-acid sequence MSQYALGVHLQILLAVGLAVFCYCLVLGCVLCCRKRKRASSEDKEAVFSSPHPAESVTVMLTPSLCTQPVKQQYEELDGDVLEFPSSKSSSSPSEDDFTTLPFDPSPTRSAELVQSLGTTFPMQSSSTPPVPCSPNRRASHGRASLPSLTKLSLVSKSRRAVGRRSTVSGESFLYGESSQLTAGAAGSSLPPGESCTSQYGSNSLSIHSKPTPLLHFSLLFSSACGTLVVNILGLSGASRRRSGLFVRASLPPLCPSPQQVASRRRSLSPDLHSQSFVLQVGSVEELRSCTLRLAVYSRDFTGLREAALGLVELPCDQVDWETETTTTFTRQLSPTKAKLKKSVSSQETLGHRKSLVCVPRALGQLLILLQYQTVAQRIKVMVRKAENLTKLTRIPGAPDHYVVINLRQDEKVLGTKETKGASGPNPVWNAPFLFDLPSGDITQLPLALEFIIMQGRLYTKSSILGRVLIGRDALEVGQDHWKEMCSHGQTETAHWHTIQSDPSY; translated from the exons ATGTCTCAGTACGCTCTGGGAG TTCACCTCCAGATCCTTCTGGCTGTGGGCCTGGCTGTGTTCTGCTACTGTCTGGTTCTGGGTTGCGTCCTTTGCTGTCGCAAGAGGAAGAGAGCTTCATCGGAAGACAAGGAGGCCGTTTTCTCGTCTCCTCATCCCGCTGAGAGCGTGACTGTAATGTTGACTCCATCTCTATGTACGCAGCCTGTCAAGCAGCAGTATGAAGAGCTAGATGGAGATGTGTTGGAATTCCCTTCCTCTAAAAGCAGTTCCTCTCCATCTGAGGATGATTTCACTACTCTGCCCTTTGACCCCAGTCCTACTAGATCAGCTGAGCTGGTGCAGTCTCTCGGGACTACCTTTCCGATGCAAAGCAGCAGCaccccacctgttccctgctcacCTAATAGGCGTGCGAGTCATGGCCGAgcctctctcccctccctcacTAAGTTGAGTCTGGTATCCAAGTCTCGTCGGGCGGTGGGGCGGCGGAGCACCGTGAGCGGAGAAAGCTTTCTTTACGGCGAGAGCAGTCAACTAACGGCCGGTGCTGCTGGATCCTCCCTCCCCCCGGGGGAGTCTTGCACATCACAGTATGGCTCTAACTCTCTCTCCATCCACTCCAAGCCGACGCCTCTCCTGCACTTCTCTTTGCTCTTCTCTTCCGCATGCGGTACCCTGGTCGTCAACATCCTGGGGCTGTCGGGGGCAAGTCGCAGGCGCAGCGGGCTGTTTGTCCGGGCTAGCCTCCCTCCCCTCTGCCCCTCCCCTCAGCAGGTAGCCTCTCGACGCCGGAGCCTCAGCCCCGACCTCCACAGCCAAAGCTTTGTGCTGCAGGTGGGCTCTGTGGAAGAGCTGCGCAGCTGCACCTTGAGGCTTGCTGTGTACAGCAGGGACTTCACAGGCCTGAGAGAGGCTGCGCTGGGGTTGGTGGAGCTGCCCTGTGACCAGGTGGACTGGGAGACTgaaaccaccaccacctttACCAGGCAGCTTAGCCCAACTAAAGCCAAGCTCAAAAAG agtgtgagtTCTCAGGAAACGTTGGGTCACAGAAAGAGCTTGGTGTGTGTGCCGCGAGCTTTGGGCCAGCTGTTAATCTTACTGCAGTACCAGACTGTGGCCCAGCGCATCAAGGTGATGGTCCGAAAGGCCGAGAATCTGACCAAGCTGACACGGATCCCTGGAGCTCCAG ACCACTATGTTGTCATCAACCTGCGTCAGGATGAGAAAGTCCTCGGTACAAAAGAGACTAAAGGGGCCAGTGGCCCCAACCCTGTCTGGAATGCTCCTTTTCTCTTTGACCTGCCTTCTGGTGACATCACTCAGCTCCCATTGGCCCTTGAATTTATCATCATGCAG GGTCGTCTTTACACCAAGAGCAGCATTCTTGGTCGTGTGTTGATTGGCAGAGACGCTTTGGAGGTGGGACAAGATCACTGGAAGGAAATGTGCAGTCATGGGCAAACAGAAACGGCCCACTGGCACACCATCCAATCAGATCCTTCATATTAG
- the LOC137595608 gene encoding semaphorin-7A-like, with translation MVLFTAYLLLSCVNSLTEADATQSPRMIVTNKEPGIKRLPIPEHHDPVRIVLGGDPDTVTAAGEQHLISFNFKNPLKAPVERRLSWRGCPDSSLTQRICSYNITVIHERQNDKRAFMCGTDDLETACCDMDLSEQSPMCIPSEKISNITENIREFIIKDREPSALVESTGSAELYLTYSGSGQYVGIHKFGGNRVGPANQNKEQHYVGLVVSRRKDNPLEDKVYAFYNEKNRDTDMYSSMWLPFVSQVCMADIGGPKSNLQFCWTSQMNARLFCGDPQSRQRFSELVDVVTVHADRWQDTRVYALFRNEWSMTAVCVFTIQDIDHIFTTSPFKGGQRDGPRGCVSDSTKISLDTLRMIKMTAEMQQWVHPVEDFGPLLFKHHMYTHIAVDTLQHRRKDDCPVLFLSLNHGGIHKVINNKNHTFIISEYQPFDKKTHILSILLHRSSRKLYVNSRSEMIQIDVADCAQHGDSCEECVLARDPYCGWDGDHCSPDISGTKQDVAQGNHTICNDQLLGKVFASYTNEQPNNDVVTVEVPTHSSYFLQCPISSHHAKYTWYHNEIPTQCSSRDHQCLLLINGMGPEQVGNYTCVSKEMGYSRVLANYQLQLKSRAPGLSPSPLVWVSIIVILIKKIVLLVIS, from the exons ATGGTTTTATTTACTGCTTATTTATTATTGTCGTGTGTCAACAGTTTGACAGAGGCAGACGCAACGCAGTCACCCAGGATGATAGTCACGAATAAAG AGCCTGGAATTAAACGTTTACCCATCCCTGAGCACCATGACCCCGTAAGGATAGTTCTGGGAGGAGACCCGGACACTGTCACTGCCGCTGGAGAACAGCACCTGATTTCATTCAACTTTAAAAATCCACTGAAG GCTCCTGTGGAACGAAGGCTCTCATGGAGAGGATGTCCAGACTCCAGCCTCACACAAAGG ATTTGCAGCTATAACATCACTGTGATCCATGAGAGACAGAATGACAAGCGGGCGTTTATGTGTGGGACGGATGACCTGGAAACGGCGTGCTGCGACATG GATTTATCGGAACAGTCACCTATGTGCATACCTTCTGAAAAAATAAGTAACATAACAGAAAACATAAGGGAATTTATCATAAAGGACCGTGAGCCTTCTGCACTTGTTG AATCGACAGGAAGTGCAGAATTGTATCTTACTTACTCTGGATCTGGACAATATGTTGGCATCCACAAGTTTGGTGGAAACCGAGTAGGGCCAGCAAACCAGAATAAAG AGCAGCATTATGTGGGTTTGGTGGTGAGCAGACGCAAAGACAATCCCCTGGAGGATAAAGTCTATGCATTCTACAATGAGAAGAATAGAGACACAGACATGTACAGTTCCATGTGGCTTCCTTTTGTGTCCCAGGTTTGCATG GCAGATATCGGTGGTCCTAAGAGCAACCTGCAGTTTTGCTGGACATCCCAGATGAACGCCAGGCTCTTCTGTGGAGACCCTCAAAGCCGACAGCGCTTCTCTGAGCTCGTAGATGTGGTTACTGTCCATGCAGACCGGTGGCAGGACACCAGAGTGTATGCACTTTTCAGAAATGAATG GTCTATGACCGCTGTCTGTGTCTTTACCATACAAGATATTGACCACATCTTTACAACCTCCCCGTTTAAAGGTGGCCAAAGAGATGGTCCTAGGGGG tgtgTTTCAGACAGCACAAAGATCTCTTTAGACACCCTAAGGATGATCAAGATGACTGCAGAGATGCAGCAGTGGGTCCACCCTGTAGAGGACTTTGGCCCACTACTGTTTAAACACCACATGTACACTCACATAGCTGTTGACACTTTACAGCACAGGAGAAAAGACGATTGCCCTGTCCTGTTTCTGTCTTTAA ATCATGGTGGGATTCATAAGgtcattaacaataaaaatcacaccttcatcatttCGGAATATCAACCCTTTGACAAGAAAACCCACATCCTGAGCATCCTCCTCCACCGTTCTTCA AGGAAGCTATACGTGAACTCCAGAAGTGAAATGATCCAGATCGATGTGGCAGACTGCGCCCAGCATGGAGACAGCTGTGAGGAGTGTGTCTTAGCTAGAGACCCCTACTGTGGCTGGGATGGAGACCACTGCTCCCCTGACATCAG TGGCACAAAGCAGGATGTTGCTCAAGGGAACCACACAATCTGCAATGATCAGCTTCTCGGAAAAG TGTTTGCATCATACACCAATGAACAACCCAACAACGATGTGGTCACTGTCGAAGTTCCTACTCACTCCAGCTATTTCCTCCAGTGTCCGATCTCATCCCATCACGCTAAGTATACATGGTATCACAATGAAATCCCCACACAGTGCAGCTCAAGGGATCATCAGTGCCTTCTCCTGATCAATGGCATGGGTCCAGAACAGGTGGGAAATTATACATGTGTGTCAAAGGAGATGGGCTACAGCAGAGTCCTGGCAAACTACCAACTGCAACTGAAGAGCAGAGCACCAGGACTTTCACCTAGCCCACTAGTCTGGGTTTCTATAATAgtgattttgattaaaaaaattgtcttaTTAGTCATAAGTTGA